Within the Methanocorpusculum vombati genome, the region AGCCGGACAACCGCACCATCCTGCAGCAAAGCAAATTTCGTGTAACGCGAGCCTGCATCAATTCCCAGCGAATACATCTTACAGCATCTCCAGAAATGCAGACAGGCGGGTTGAAATCTGGCCGGTATCTGCACAGGAGTAGTCAGTCTCCAGATGCAGGAACGGGGTCTTTTTCACCCCGGACACATATCCGCGGAGTTTTGTACTCTCCGCGTTAAAGGTGTGGCAGGCAACCAGACCCATGTCAACCACACCGTCAACCCGGTACTCATCGATCTTTTTCCCGATGATCTCAAGCCGGGCGGTGTTTGGTGTCATGCAGGAGCAGGGGATTCTGATGTACTTGCGGGCGAGTGCATCGTAGACATCGGGATTTTCCTCGTCCACCAGGAGTTCGGCTGCCCGTGAGCCGATGCAGCCTTCAAGATATACGACCGTGCCTCCGGCGGCTTCTATTGCGTCGATGACTTTGACCGTCGCTTTGGTTACCGGAGATCCGGTGAGGAGAATACGTTTCAGGTGCCGCATTGGAACCGGCCGGGCGGTATATGTTTCTTTGAGGTTCTGAAGTTCTGCAAGTTTCCCGGCGGGTTCATATGAGCTCGTAACGGAGTTGAACATCTCAAATAATTCCCTGCCGGAAATCCGGGGCGGATCTTCTCTTGCAAGATGATACACATCTGCGAGCGCCAGCCGTTCTGCATTCTGTGCACGGATCTGATCACGCACCATCTCATCCGTGATGACTGCGCCAAAGATCTCTTCCAGCCGTTTTGCAAACTTTCTGAACTCGATCGTCAGAAGCGCGATGCTGTCCTCATCGATCGTCTGCGGGAGATGAATCACGTGCACCGGGATTTCTTCAGAGATGTACTCAAACATCTTTTTCTTGCCGTCGCAGGTTGTTTCGCCCACGATAAGTTTTGCAAAATGCGCGTAGGGGCAGCGGTCGCTCCGAAGCGATCCGTAACTGGACTTCACCAGCGGGCAGAAATTGACCGGAAGGTCAGTTTCTGCTGCGGGAATGGTGGTGTCCGTTCCGCCGCAGAGTGAGACGGGCACCGCTCCTGCGGCCCGGATCAGTTCGCGGGGAACAAAAGTACAGAACGTGCCGACGATGGGGTTCTCGCGGGAAAGCGCACGAACCCTCAGAAAATTTTTCCGGTGCTGTTCGGAGAAGGCGTCAAAGTCCGCGGGGAGATCGTTCATTGCTGTACTCATCCGCAAACAGCACATATAGTGCTTCTGTCTTACCGGTGATGTATCCCTTATTACCGTTCACGTCCAATATATACTCCAGTGAATATTCATGACGACCCTACAGGAATATCTCAAAAACTCCGGCGTATATGAAGATCTCAGCAAAATAATTCTCTTAATTGCGGATCAGGCGGCACCCATCCGTGCTGCGTTCATCAGCAACCAGAGTTATGCTGACTCAACAAATGCTTCCGGAGAGCAGCAGGCTGCAATGGACACCTGGGCCGATACGCATATTACCCGTGTCCTTGCAAAGAGCGGGCTTGTACATGCGGTCGCCTCCGAGGAACAGGATGACATCACCACATTCTCTTCATCGTCAAAATATTCGGTGGTGATGGATCCTCTTGACGGGTCTTCGCTTATCTCGGTGAACCTGTGCGTGGGTACCATTGTGGGCATTTACGACGGTGATGTGCTGCAGCCGGGAAAGAATCTGAAAGCTGCGTTTTATATGCTCTACGGGCCGATGACGACGCTTACGCTTTCGGTCGGGCGCGGTGTTGCGATCTTTGCCCTGAACAGCGACGGTGTGTATCAGCTGATGCAGGACAATGTGCAGATTCCGGAAGGAAATCTCTATGGTTCGGGGGGTCTCCGGACGGAGTGGCTGCCGGAGCATGCAGCGTTCATCGCAGATATTGAGGCGGCGGGCGGCAAGAACCGGTACTCGGGTTCGTTTGTTGCGGATTTCCATCAGGTGCTGAAGTACGGCGGGGTGTATGCGTATCCGCCGACGACGAAGTCGCCGGACGGAAAGCTTCGGCTGGTGTTTGAGGTTAATCCGATCGGATTTCTGGCGTCCCAGGCGGGAGGAGCTGTTTCCAATGGTGTTTCAAGTACGCTTGCGGTGGTGCCTGCACGGGTGCATCAGAGAACACCTATCTATGTCGGCAGCCGCGGCATGATTGCAGCAATCGAAAAAATTCACCATGCGTAACATATGACAACGACAATTTCCGTGTGTGCTCTGCCGCTCGGCGGTATTGCCGGGTCTGCGGCGATTTTTCCGGATGTCCTGCAGCGGGCGGCAAAGGTGTTAAAAGAGGCTGAAGGCTCACTTCTGACGGATTCGCTGGTGACGCATGTTGCCGACTGGCTGGTGATGGTAATGGTGCATGGAGAAGGCGGATCGTCACCGCTGGTTACGGCCCTGAAGGATGCAGCGATTGCGGCGGCTGCGGAGACGGCAGGAAAGCGGCGGCTGTTTTCCCGCAATGAAAAGCCCGTAATGTGCGGGTTGTCGTTTGCGGAGCGGGAGAGTGAACCGTTTGTGCTGTTTCTTGCCGATGCATCTGCTCCGAAGTTCTGGAACCCTGTTCTGCTTTCCCAGTTTGCCGATCCGTTTGCAACCCCTGCTCTTGCGGACGGAAACGGTTTTGTGTTCTGCACTGAGGATGCCGCAATGTTTCAGACGCCGCAGGATCTGCACCGACTGATTGCTGCGTCAAAGCGTTCCGCAATCGTGGGTGTCGCTGCTGATGCGGATACTCCTGCGGCATCCGCCGGTTCGGGCGTGGTGATGATCGCCCGTGCGGAGTGTCCGTACCCGACCACCGCGGAACTCTGCGGCGTGTTTGCCCGTCCCCGCGTCTTGCCGGAAGGGATACTCTGCCCGGTGAGTCTGTGTGACGGCAGGGCTGTGGTTCGCGGTGTTGTTCCCGTAGTGGCTCTTGGTTTTTCTGTTGCTGACGGGAAACTCTCCGGCCCGGTGGATCTTTTTGATAATCCAGCGTTTGATGCAGCACGGACTGCGGCGGGAAAACTTGCCGGATTTATCTAACCGGGGTTTTGCGGTGTGCTGTGGAACGGACCATTTTTTCATTTTTTATTCACTCCGGAAAAATCTCTCTAGGGGTTTTTATTCTGATTGATTGTGTACTGGCGAGGGGCAGGGTGAGAAAGAAAAGATTGGTACAAAATATGCAGGCGAACCTGCATATCTTTCTTAGTCCGAAGCCAGTGCATCCACCGGATTCAGATTTGCTGCCTTCCATGCCGGGTACAGACCCGACAGCAGACAGACCAGAATGCCTATCACAATGCCGTACGGGATGTAAATCAGAACCTCTGGGGCAAACATCAGACTGATGTTGCCAAACAGCAGGCCGATCACCAAGGCCGATGCACCGACACTCAGGATACCGCCGATCATCGCACCGATAAGACCGATGATCGCCGACTCATACAGAAACATCAGCAGTACCTGATTGCGGAGCGTACCGATACTGCGGAGAATACCGATCTCCCGGATACGCTCTTTCACGCTCATCAGCATCACGTTGAAGATGGCAACCGCTGCAACCAGCAGCGAAATGCCGCCAATGGCAACGAGGAAGAGCGAGATCATACCAAGCCCCTCCTGCATCATCTCTGCAAACTGCCGTGCATCGATAACAGACACCCGGTTGTCTGTGTCACGGTCGGCGCGTCCGTTCAGCCGCTTTTCAATCGCGGAGGAGATGGGGTCCAGATTATCCAGATTGCCGGTCTTCACCATTGCAGAACTGTAGAGATTGTGCGTGTTTACGATTGATTCATACCAGGTTGTCGTTCCAACAATTGCACTATCGGTGGAAAACGTCAGCGACATGCCGGTGTTTTCCAGAATACCCACAACACGCACAGCTTTCGTTGCACCGTTCTTGTCCGTCATCGTAAGCCGGCTGCCGATACGGAGATCATGGTCGTCTGCAAGCTTTTCGCCGATCAGAACTCCTTCTGTGCCGCGGGGAACTTTTCCACTCAGAATCGTCACCAGTTCGGGAATGTCGCCGGGTTTGAGACCATAGGTCTGGGCGCCAAATTCTTTGTTCTGGAACTTTACTACTCTTCCTCCCTGATAGAGAGGAATCAGCGAGTAGTCCGAGGTGACTGACCGGATCGCTGCTTCAATGTCGCGTATATCTTTTGAGGAGAGCCCGGTTACGGAGATGCCGTCCACCGTTTTCTCCTCATTCGATGTGATTGTCAGCGAGTTCGTTGATGATGACAGAAGCGACGTCATATCCGTTGAAAACGCAGCTCCCATCATGCCAAGCGAGGTAATCGCCAGAACACCGATGATAATGCCGATCATTGAAAGCATTGACCGCAGGAAGTTCAGACGCAGATTCCGCATTGACAGTTCAAAAATGATCGGGGAGACAATTTTATTGAGAGCCGATGCGTTCTTCTTTTTATTCATTCACAATTTCCCCGTCACGGATAACGATCGTCCGGTTTGCATATGTCGCGGTGTGCGGGTCGTGCGTAACCATGACGATGGTTCTTCCTTTCCTGTTCAGATCCTGAAGCA harbors:
- a CDS encoding fructose 1,6-bisphosphatase; translated protein: MTTTISVCALPLGGIAGSAAIFPDVLQRAAKVLKEAEGSLLTDSLVTHVADWLVMVMVHGEGGSSPLVTALKDAAIAAAAETAGKRRLFSRNEKPVMCGLSFAERESEPFVLFLADASAPKFWNPVLLSQFADPFATPALADGNGFVFCTEDAAMFQTPQDLHRLIAASKRSAIVGVAADADTPAASAGSGVVMIARAECPYPTTAELCGVFARPRVLPEGILCPVSLCDGRAVVRGVVPVVALGFSVADGKLSGPVDLFDNPAFDAARTAAGKLAGFI
- a CDS encoding double-cubane-cluster-containing anaerobic reductase — its product is MNDLPADFDAFSEQHRKNFLRVRALSRENPIVGTFCTFVPRELIRAAGAVPVSLCGGTDTTIPAAETDLPVNFCPLVKSSYGSLRSDRCPYAHFAKLIVGETTCDGKKKMFEYISEEIPVHVIHLPQTIDEDSIALLTIEFRKFAKRLEEIFGAVITDEMVRDQIRAQNAERLALADVYHLAREDPPRISGRELFEMFNSVTSSYEPAGKLAELQNLKETYTARPVPMRHLKRILLTGSPVTKATVKVIDAIEAAGGTVVYLEGCIGSRAAELLVDEENPDVYDALARKYIRIPCSCMTPNTARLEIIGKKIDEYRVDGVVDMGLVACHTFNAESTKLRGYVSGVKKTPFLHLETDYSCADTGQISTRLSAFLEML
- a CDS encoding class 1 fructose-bisphosphatase, with translation MTTLQEYLKNSGVYEDLSKIILLIADQAAPIRAAFISNQSYADSTNASGEQQAAMDTWADTHITRVLAKSGLVHAVASEEQDDITTFSSSSKYSVVMDPLDGSSLISVNLCVGTIVGIYDGDVLQPGKNLKAAFYMLYGPMTTLTLSVGRGVAIFALNSDGVYQLMQDNVQIPEGNLYGSGGLRTEWLPEHAAFIADIEAAGGKNRYSGSFVADFHQVLKYGGVYAYPPTTKSPDGKLRLVFEVNPIGFLASQAGGAVSNGVSSTLAVVPARVHQRTPIYVGSRGMIAAIEKIHHA
- a CDS encoding ABC transporter permease gives rise to the protein MNKKKNASALNKIVSPIIFELSMRNLRLNFLRSMLSMIGIIIGVLAITSLGMMGAAFSTDMTSLLSSSTNSLTITSNEEKTVDGISVTGLSSKDIRDIEAAIRSVTSDYSLIPLYQGGRVVKFQNKEFGAQTYGLKPGDIPELVTILSGKVPRGTEGVLIGEKLADDHDLRIGSRLTMTDKNGATKAVRVVGILENTGMSLTFSTDSAIVGTTTWYESIVNTHNLYSSAMVKTGNLDNLDPISSAIEKRLNGRADRDTDNRVSVIDARQFAEMMQEGLGMISLFLVAIGGISLLVAAVAIFNVMLMSVKERIREIGILRSIGTLRNQVLLMFLYESAIIGLIGAMIGGILSVGASALVIGLLFGNISLMFAPEVLIYIPYGIVIGILVCLLSGLYPAWKAANLNPVDALASD